Proteins found in one Pararge aegeria chromosome 12, ilParAegt1.1, whole genome shotgun sequence genomic segment:
- the LOC120628454 gene encoding retinol dehydrogenase 11-like: protein MWLFLIIWTIVVLFSIKIFNKLSTGKCYADTVMSGKVVVVTGASGGIGFETALELARRGAKLIIACRNHEKGEKAVRRIIRKTNNKRIRFIHLDLTSLESVRKFSNELEASEAKLDVLINNAGAICTTRDWTEDGILKDLQINYLGPFLLTVLLIPMLKKAAPSRVIVVSSSWHKFGTLEDINSEKYGYIQSYANTKLCNVVFSKELARRLEGAGVDVNSLNPGQVNTSLYRSSTVLEKIRSLMLYAFFKTPAEGAQTSVYLAVSYECDQISGKYFEDCQVARASYKAEDEVAAAKLWSVSQELVKLTPDEINRCFGEVS from the coding sequence ATGTGgttgtttttgataatatgGACCATAGTGGTGCTTTTCTCGATAAAGATCTTCAACAAACtgtcaactggaaaatgctacGCCGACACTGTCATGAGCGGTAAAGTTGTGGTAGTGACAGGAGCTAGTGGGGGTATTGGCTTCGAGACAGCTTTAGAACTAGCGAGAAGAGGAGCAAAACTAATAATCGCTTGTCGAAATCACGAAAAGGGCGAGAAAGCTGTAAGAAGAATAATCCGGAAAACTAATAACAAAAGAATTCGCTTCATACACTTAGATTTGACATCTCTCGAGTCGGTCCGAAAATTCTCGAACGAACTCGAAGCGTCCGAAGCGAAATTGGACGTTCTAATCAACAATGCCGGCGCTATTTGTACCACCAGAGACTGGACCGAAGATggaattttaaaagatttgcaAATAAATTACTTGGGACCGTTTTTGTTAACAGTCCTTTTGATTCCGATGCTTAAAAAAGCGGCGCCCAGTCGGGTTATAGTGGTGTCATCGTCGTGGCACAAGTTCGGAACATTAGAGGATATCAATAGTGAAAAATACGGGTATATCCAATCATACGCTAATACCAAATTGTGTAATGTAGTATTCAGTAAGGAGTTAGCTAGACGGCTAGAAGGAGCTGGCGTGGATGTGAACAGTTTGAATCCTGGACAAGTAAACACGTCTCTGTACAGGAGCTCAACGGTTTTGGAGAAAATTAGGAGTCTCATGCTTTATGCGTTCTTTAAGACTCCAGCTGAAGGGGCGCAGACATCTGTTTATTTGGCGGTCTCGTATGAATGTGATCAGATAAGCGGAAAGTATTTTGAGGATTGTCAAGTTGCGAGAGCCTCTTATAAAGCTGAGGATGAGGTTGCCGCGGCAAAATTGTGGTCGGTGTCGCAGGAACTGGTCAAATTGACACCGGACGAGATAA